A stretch of DNA from Hippopotamus amphibius kiboko isolate mHipAmp2 chromosome 5, mHipAmp2.hap2, whole genome shotgun sequence:
aaaagaaaagaggagggaaaaaaagaatacatatacgtGTTAGTTTGCACAGTTACAAAGTACCTCTAGAAGGAGATGCAGTGGGTACTTCCAGGAGATCAGGCTTCTGCCcgcagagaaggaaaggaggcaaCAGACAGCTACACTTGCACCCTCTATACCTTCAAACCCTGAATATATTATCTagtccaaaaatattttaaccttttagggagcaaaaataaacagaatctatgagaattaaaacatttacacTTCGGAAAGCAAGAGATGACAGGCCTTGGGTAGCTGGAAGCGGCCAACGGGGCAAACCAATAAAGGCATCTCTCTGCTGCTGTGTCAACCTCGAAAGCACTAGGGTGACTCCCGCCCAAAGCCGTCCATCCCTGCTGATGCTAAGACACAAAGGAAATGTCACAGGAGGCACTGAGTCCACTGCCCTTGAGGTCTCTCCATGCAGAGGGGAGCAACTGGAGGCTGTGCGGAAcctgcctggagcagggatggatgGGGTCCCAGGCAGACCCCAGCGAGGGCCAAGGGCGCTAAGGAGCCACCCAAGCCCTGCTTGTTctaggggaggagggaatggggagcagggctgggcctggcAGTGCTCAGTCAGCGTCTCCAGAGAGCAGGATGCGAGTCAGGGCACACTGGGCCACGAAAAGCGGTCCAGGGGACACAGGGagccagggaggagggaagggcagcGGCGTGACTGGTGGGCACGCCCTGGGCCTGCTCCTCAGCTGCAGAGCATCCTGGGTGTCACGGGATGCTGAGCAGCAGCTCTGGCCTCCGCACAGTCATGGCCAGCTACGCCTGCTCCCAGTtgggacaaccaaaaatgtctccagatgcaCGTCCCCCGGATAAGAACCACTGTTCTGCATGCATCACATGGAAGCAGCTGCATGGGAGACAGAGGGGAGGTGGTCCACCCAAGAGGCACAGCCACAGtgcagacaagacagggcacagGCCCTGATTGGCAGGTGGCCCTGCTGACAGAGGAAAGGTGGACTCATTAAATACTTGGAAGGTACGATGAGCAGGACATGGAGCGGCAGGATGTGGTGGCTGGAGGAAGACCCAGAGCGCCAAGTTTCCAGGTAGGAATCCAGCAGATGACTGTCCTAGAGCACCAAATGGCCAAGGCTGAAAGTGAAGCAGGAGGCAGGGCCTGAGAAGCCTGAAGGGCTTCCGCCCAGGAGTCCAAGGGAAAAAGTGCGGCTGGCACTTTCACCCCAGATGGAGCACTAAACCGGCTCATTTTCTCCCTTGGGGTGGTCCTCGTATTGTCTCCAGTTACTTGGCCACCCTTCTCTGTACGAGGGCTGTTCATTCTACAGCCTGCCCCTGACCGTGGGACATATCCCCTTCCCCGGGCTGGGCCAAGTGACCTGCTTTGGCCACAGAACCTGAGTCTCCAGTTCTaagctgaggctcaaagagatgcTGAGTTCCTGCCACTCTCTTGCCATAAGAATAGCAtgttccgggacttccctggtggtgcagtggttaagaatccgtctgccaatgcaggggacatgggtttgatccctcgcctgggaaggtcccacatgccgtggagcaactaagcccacgtgccacaactactgaagcccgcacctagagtccatactccacaacaagagacgccaatgcaatgagaagcctgcacaccacaacaaaaagtagctcctgctcgccacaactagagaaagcccgtgtgtaacaacaaagacccactgtagccaataaataaataaagttctttaaaaaaaaagaaggaaaagaatagtGTGTCCCAAACAAGGGCATGTCCCTGAGACCAGGAATGAAGACTCAGAAAAGAGCCACAAGCAAATGAAATATGAGCTACAAATAAACCTCTGTTGAGTTGTTACTGCAATCTTTCTAGAGAAAGCTGCCCAATAAACTCCCTGAGTTCTTCCTTTTCCAATCCATTCTACGCATCACTGCCAGTTAAATGTTCCTAAACCATTTTATCGGGACTTCCCCTATTAGGAACTAAAATCTAAAGTCCTTCACCTGAGTTCAAAGATCTTCATGTTATCATCCGTATTTCCTCTTATTCCTTATACAACCTTCTAACCCCCACAAACCACACATAACCCATCTTCTTGCCTTTACTCCCAAAGCCTGAAACACCTTCTGTCTATGGTGCTGCAAAGTCCTCAATCctttcccccacccacctcctacTGAGTGAAGTTCAGCTCAAAGACCACCACTTCCTTGAAGTCTTCCCTCACTCTGCAGCCCCCTGCGATCCTTTTCCCTCTGAACTTCTAGAGCATTTTCTGGAAATGGGCCAGATAATAAACAATTTAGGTGTTGTGGGCCAGaaagtctctgttgcaactagtCAAGTTTGTCAAAGAAGCCACAGATGATACAAAAGTAAACCAGGGTGGCTGTGtcacaataaaactttatttacaaaggcAGGCAAAGGGCTGTCAGTGGCTGTAGTTTACAGACCCTTGACTGGAGCAGTGTTTGGAAGGCTAAGACATGAGCATGGCAGAAGCGGGAGTAAGCTAGGGCTGCAGGTCCAAGGGAGGAGGTTCTTCTCAGCAGGTGGAACAGTGTGGCTGCAGGATGGCAGTCAGGGTCAGAAACAACCTtggagagcagggcagggctgccAGATAATGTCAAGGGCGCGACCCAGAGGCCGACGGAGGCACTGTGAGGCAGGTACAGGAGGCAGCAGAGACAGCCAGCGGTTGAGGGTGCAGACTTTACCAGGGGAGCAAGAAAGGTAAGAGGAGAAGAGAGCTGAGGAAGGGGGACAATCCGTTCAGCTCTGCCAGGTGTTGCCCAGGCCCAGCGCTGTGTGCTCCCAGGCTGTGCTTCTGAGACAGGACACCCACAAAGCTACCTTTGAGAGGGAAGGTGTAAGACCCGCAACAAAGGGCCACGTGGGTCAGTGAAAAGGCACAGCAAAGACATTTTGCTAGAAAACTAGACATTTCACCACGAGGATGTTCTCATAGTGaaacctttttttcattttttcatctttacatagacttttttttcaaaagcaccAAAGAACCAGGTAGAAGCTTAACAAGACACTGTACTCACTGTTATTACACTGTACAAGGACAGCCCACCCCAGCACACACGCAGGAGAGAAGGTGGGGATGgccattttaaaatctgtctttagatattttaaaatctgctcaCAGAAGCTGTTTTGTTACCATTTGTTCTGAACATCAAATGCTCTCAACCTTAAACTCCACAAATGCCAAAAGACTCTACTTAAAGTGGGGGATGTCCCCCTAGTCTTCGTGTCACACAGATAAAGAGGATGAGATGAAGTGACCTAGGTAAGCCTAAGATACTTTCCCAAGATCTGAGAGAGAGAACCATCTCCTTGGGAAACATGACGAgtttttctgctttgttctgaAGCAAGTTAAGTTATTCCTTCCAACAGCTTAGTGAGACAGCAATGAAAACATCAAGTCCTCATTTTCTGGTGCTCATGCCCTCACTGTCACTTAAGAGTCTGTTAATAAAGTATCTTTTCTGTTACAAGGATAACACTGTGAAGTATAACAATGGCTTTGGTGCTTTAATTCAAGTAGAGAATTATCCAAGAACTGCTGGACATCTGGTTTCTGCCAACAACAATCTTACCTACCTCCTAGGACAATAAGTACTGCAGGATTCTAGACTGGTTCATTAGAAGCGTTATTCttctaaaaagatttttaaaaacagttctaTATAATTTATCCTTGTTCACTTTTTATAAAGACTGGTTTCTGCAAATGGGACCCCAGCTTGTGTAAGAAAAGAGAGCCACAGACCTCAAGTTAGTGTTAAACTAAGCAGAAACAGCCGACCCAGCCAGTGCGCCTTGGAAACCAGATCTTGGCAACTGAAACGACTACTGACTTTCCTCACACTGGCAAGGTTCCAGGCACAATGCATTCACTGAGTCCCCACAACTACCCTGGGAGCCCAATATTACTggtgttcccattttacagacgaagaACCAAAAGCAGAGCACAAAGCCCGTAAACAGAAGAGTCACCactcaaaggcaggcaggcagtctggctccagaagccgccctcttctcccctctgttCTCCAGCCTCTTGGCAAGACAGCTGACTAGACAAAGTGCAGGCAGGGAGACCCGGGGCCCTGCTCATTCCCCAGCCAGCGCGCGGGGGCTCAGAGTCAGCGCCAAGCTGCTTCAGGGAACGAGTCTCCAGGCTTTACAGTCACACCTATCaaatctccttcccctcccccagcgaGCAGAAACACACCTTGCTCACTGTGAAAGCGGAGCCGCTGACCGGGAACCACCTGCTGTTTACAGAGGCACCCGAGATATACAGGGTTCAATTCCCCTCGCTTGCTTCAAAGACAAATCTCCTATTGTCTGCACCAGGGGAGGAACAAGAAGCCTTGCAACTGTAGGTTTCTGCAAAGGTCACAGGAGGTTTGGTTAAACCCTACGACACCGAAGCGGGTGGAGGGGCGCCGCATTTTTTTGCTGCTGAAGGCTGCGCAGCGCCCACAGCAGCTGCTGGTGGGAGCAGCATGTAACACACCCACAGCTGCCGCGGCCTCGCAGCCAGCTGCACGTTTTAAAATAAGAGACGTCCTGACCCCCAGGATGCGCCCAGCCTGCCTCGATCTCGGCCCCCGCACGGAACACTGCCTCCACCCACACCAATCCCGCAACCGGGGCGCAATCGAGGGAATGCCAGCTCCGGGAGGGCCACCCGGGAGAGACGGCGAGGACGCCTCAGCCCGCCTCGCTGCAGAGGCCAGATCGGCGCGTCCCGGCTCCCGGGCCCGCATCGCCCAGACCGCGCCGCGGAAGCGCGCCGACGCCCCGCGCTCCGGCCCCGCACCGCACTCACGCCCGCCCCAGGCCGGGCCGCGCTGGGCGCCTTCCCGCCCCCCACCGCAGGCCGGGGCCCGCACCCACCGCacgcccgcgcccccgccccgtcGCACCCTCGCGGccagcccccgccccggcccggccgcgccccgcTCGCCCCTCGAAGCCGCGGCCCCGAATCCtcgcgggccgggccgggccgggcgcctCCGCGAGGCCGGGCGGGGGCCGCAGCGCCGGCCTCTCCGCCATCTTCCCGGCCCGCACCGCCCACCGCCCGCGCTCTCACCCGCAGGCCGCGCGCGGGCCGCGCCGCCACAGCCCCTCATGCCCGCTCGCACGCCGCGAGGGAGCGGCTCGTGGCTctcccgcgccgccgccgccgccgccgcccgctccgTGCGCGCCCTCCTCctccgctgccgccgccgccgccggcccagCGCGCCGCGGCCGCGCGTCCTCCCGTCACCAGCGCAACCCCCCgcctccggccccgcccccgccccgccccacaggCCCCCGCCGCCAGGGGGCGCCGCCGCGGGCCCCCTGCGCGTGCGCCGGCGCGCGGCACGCCGGGAGGCGGGAGGGCCGTCGCGCTGGCCCCGCCCACAAGGCGGGGGTAGGGGCCTGGCGCGGTCACCGCGAGTCCCGGGATGctgtgggaggagaggggcgGCCGCTGGCAGGTGACTCCGACGCGCTCCCTCCCATCCCGCGGTCCGCAGCTCGGCCGACCTTGCCTATCCGATCTCTTCTGAGATTCTTCCCATCCCATTCCGGGCGGTGCAGTTAACATTTCCTACATGTCGGTGTGGGTGTGGTGTCGTTTTACCTACTCAAACCATGCTGGACTTCCTGGAAAAGATTTCACTTTTTCTCGATTCTGGGAAGTTGTCAGCTATTGTCGCTTACAATATTGGCTCTCCTCCATTCTCATAGGTTCTCCCTATGTATCTGTCAGATACACTGGACGATCTGTGTCCTCCGCGTCCCTAGGATTTTCTATCTTTATGCTCTGTCATCTTAACTCTTAGTAATTGCTCAGTTCAGCTCTACTATTGTTCTCTTTAGCGTTTTCTAATCTGCGTTTAGCCTGTTcttcaggcttttaaaaattattacctataaaatattcatttccagAAGTTGTAGTATTTGACTTCCACGTCGATATAAATGGAAGCTAACCAGCCTGCAACTCCCACAACAAAAGGCAGACGCCCACACCGCTCCGTGGCCACAGCCAGGATCCCACCAACACAAGGAACTGCGAAGGGCTGAAAGCTCAAGCTCAGAAGCCCTCGTTGAGTTCCACCACCGGCCTGCAGCTCGCTCCCTCGGAGCGCCTGCTGCAGTGCTCTGCCTCCTGGCTCTCTGATCCGCACTCTCACTACTCCTTGGCTTCCCTCTTGGCCCATCCTCACACTCATTCCCACACACAGGACCAGTGGTCTCTGCTCTCCTGTCTCTGGCTCCCTCTCCGTTGTAAACACCTGAGAAAGCCCAGTCTGGATGAACCCCACCGTTCTCCATCATGAATACTGCAGAAACCACACAACGAGGCTAGCTTGCTTCACTTTTACCTTAGAAGGAGCACTTCACACTCCTTGGCAATCTTGTGATTTTTCTCCAGAGGGTAAATCTCTCATTCCCCAAAGTGAGCACAGGAATTTCTTAGGCCTCTCTAGTTGAGCCTCCCAGATGAGAACAAAACTCTTCTCATCACCAAACCCAAAGGCCTGCCCATATCCATCCCTGCCCTTCACCTTCCCTCCTGAAAATGGGCAGGCAGTGTTTCCCTGCTCCTATACAAGACACGCCCTCCTCTGGTGAACTGGGACCCTCCTGCATTCTCAAAGATTTTTGTTCAGCTGtctcccctcctgctctctgttttattatttgcatGAGCATACAAAGACACTCTGATTTCTCATTATAAAAGCAAAACACCTCCTTTAACTCCACTTCTCCCTCCCAGGTCCTCAGGCCCCCTGGTGGCTATGCTTCACGAAAGACTTGCCTGCACCTCACCAgcaaattgtttttgtttgttttgttttttattgaagtatagttaatttacaatgctatgttagtttcagttgtatagcaaagtgattcagttatacatattttttcagattattttccattataggttattacaagatattgagtatatatagttccctgtgctatacagtaggtccttgttgtttacctattttatatatagtagtatgtatctgttaatcccacactaCTAATTtgggataaatggataaagaagatgtggcacatgtatacaatggaatatcactcagccataaaaaggatgaaatgatgccatttgcagcagcatggatggacccagagattatcatacaaatgaagtaactcagacagagaaagacaaatatcatatgatatcacttacttgtggaatctaaaaaaactatacagggaattcctttgtggtccagtggttgggacttggcattttcactgctgtggcctgggttcaattgcTGGTCGGGAAAAtaaaatcctgcaagccacgtggcacagccaatacacagacaaacagacagataaataaataaatatttttaaaagatacaaatgaacttaattacaaaacagaaacagactcacagacatagaaaacagtcttatggttaccaaaggggaaggggaggagggctaCATTAGTAGTTTGTGATAAATTAGgctcattttatttgaaaacatagATGTGAAATtcctacataaaaattaactgaatGCCAACATACAAAAACACAGAATGCGTAAGAATATACAAGAATGTAAGGATAACATAACATCAGAAAAATCTTTCAGTGTAATTTACCATTGGGGTGAGGATAAAATCACCTCCTCTCAATTGTTGATAAAAGTCAGCATCTCTTTATGATCAAAAAATCTTTAACTGAGAATACAAATGAAACTTTATTAACTGGATAAAGGCTATATGCCAGAATCccacagaaattattttcaatggaGAATCTTTGGATACAAACCCTTTACAATCTGGAGCAAGAAAAGATGCGAACTGTTGTTGGTGGGGGCAGGCAGCTGTGTTCAGCCAAtgcaacaataaaagaaaaaaaaaagcctaaggaTTAGAAGAGAATAACCTAGAATCTCAAAAATTGAAGATAACATGAAATTCTACACAGAAAATATACAGAATCAACAAAGCATCAGAATCAGTAAGTTCAATAAGATCTGCTCACAAAACCCAACAGTGGTTctctacagatgagaaacaaCCAACAGGAAAATATGATGGAAAGTGAGATGCCCTTCACAACACCAACAGAAGCTATAAAACATTCAGGcattaaactaattaaaaatatacaaaaccttCATAGAGGACACATAAAAACTCTATGAAAGTATCTTAAAGCCTAAATGAATGTAGAAACATGCTATGTTCATGGGCCAGATGGCATAACACTGTGAAGGTGTTATGCTTCAGTGCTCACTAAAGTGGTCTAAAAATCCAAAATGTTAACAATCCAAACTCTAGTAAGATTTTTTGAGGAAtgtgaaaaacatattttttaaatatacttggaAGAATACAAATCCACAAATAGCTAGTTCAGTTTTGAAGGAGGACATACAGCAGGCAGGTGCTCTACCAGATGTTAGGATCTACTCCAGATGTTAGATATTAGCCCAGGAacacaaatagaccaatggaacagaaaaaagagttCAGAATCTCACTAACGGAAGAATCTCACTAACGTATCAATATAAAAACCAATGGGGAAAGATTATTTGATATATTCTTTGTTGAGGAACTATATGAAGAAAGATGAAGCTGGATCCacaactaatatgtataaaattggATTCCCAATAGATTATCTACATAAATATGAAAAgtagaagaaagtaaaattgaaatactaatagaaaaaatatagaaaggtgaatctttatgaccttggagaGGGTAAAGACTtattaaaaccacaaaacaaaccaTAAGGTAAAAAGTTAACTAATTTGATTACCTCTGATTTAATTTCTATTACAGATGACATCACAGTTAACGTTAACAGATGATGGACTAGCAGAAGACATTTGCAATCTAAATCtgacaagagggacttccctggtggtcccaagAGATTGATATCTAGAATATACACGAGCTCTTGCATATtaacaacaaaacagaataaaaaacagGTACTCCAGTAGAAACGTAGgccgaaaaacaaacaaatagaaaatcacatatatatgaaGAGACAATTCACGAAGGGGGAAAGCGCACATGGCATTTGAGGCGATCAGGACAAACTGAAACAACCATGATATGTATCTGATTGGCAAAAATAAGAAGACTGTGTAACACTTAGTGTTGTTGAGGGTGTGGTGAATCGGGAACTCTCAGGCACCGCTATTGGGAGTGTAAATGGACTCAGCGGCTCTGAAGGGCAACCCAATGGTAGTCGGTGAAATTAAGTGTGCAGATGCCCTATGAACCAGCAATCCGTTCTCAGATGGATAATCCAGAGGAGTTTCCATTCCATGGGGATCAGGTAAAAAGATACTCAGCACTACGTGATTTGCAATGATGGGGAATAGGAGGCTACTCAGGTGTCCAATATCAGGGACAGATGCGCAGACTGACAGCGTCAGGTAGCAGTGAGGGACAAAGAACCAGATGTATGGAGAACAAGAGAAGGTCCTAAAATCAAAGCgctgcttaaaaaattaaacgaAGTGGGCTTTATAGCACGACATGTAAATTAAGTCACGCACACCACACAGCGGTGCTCATTTTACAAGGAAAGAAACATATTAAGGATGTGTGTAAAACATCTGCACCCACGGGATGTAAAGGAAGAGCTGTGGAGACAGGGATACGTGGATAAACTAGGAGAAGCTCCTGCTCCAGACGGGAAAGGTCCCAGGGCCTGCGAGCAACCGCCCgcctccccgccgccgccccgccgcccgcaTCCCACCGCagacccctctcctccccctcgcTCGCGCAGGAAGGGGCCAGAGAGACCCGGCTCCCCCGGGCGGCCCGCGGCGCGCTCCAGCGTCACCTCCGGGCTGCGTCCCAGCTGGGCTGCGGCGCGGGAGCGGCGGCCGGGCGCCCCGAGGGCCCGCGC
This window harbors:
- the LOC130854340 gene encoding serine/arginine repetitive matrix protein 3-like, giving the protein MGQEGSQGVVRVRIREPGGRALQQALRGSELQAGGGTQRGLLSLSFQPFAVPCVGGILAVATERCGRLPFVHPGTRGDRARPLPPPCGRGQRDGPPASRRAARRRTRRGPAAAPPGGGGLWGGAGAGPEAGGCAGDGRTRGRGALGRRRRRQRRRRARTERAAAAAAARESHEPLPRGVRAGMRGCGGAARARPAGDGRGRRRKRQHVEQDSLGARGAAHGGHLTSSCCGLVVCFHESIGHGYLKLMPCCRSPSDAVGPAQTDPQTAAGLPAASARCPGSAPYPALAPPTPPLSRPPPPGSSGAPWVPAAV